One region of Termitidicoccus mucosus genomic DNA includes:
- a CDS encoding alpha-L-rhamnosidase, translating into MPSPTAISHLRCEYLENPLGIDEPRPRLGWRLESRRRGARQTAYRIRVSTTQEGLAAGDDALWDSGRVESDRAAHIEYAGRPLASRDTCHWRVEVWDETGASALSAPACWTMGLLAASDWRARWIAADPEIIRRDPAAIAPTLTEPGTLAVFRREFTLDRPVRRATLYASARGLFEFHANDRRVGEDIFAPEWTDYDKRIHYRAYDVAALLAPGRNVLQAVLGDGWWSGFVGWQETRARYGSLENSLLAQLEIELAGGTRLVIATDRSWQCATGPVLFSDFMMGESCDARREPHDWLPAREVAAPAAALVAQRSEPVRCTQEIAPVSMDEVAPGIFIYDLGQNITGRVRLRLDSAPAGARIVLRHGERLNPDGTLYTENLRRARATDTYIARGGGTELFEPRFTFHGFQYVELTGFPGTPRMDTITGRVIHSATPPAGSFECSHAGVNRVWLNAAWSQRDNFLSVPTDCPQRDERLGWMGDAQVFIRTATCNMNVAAFFTKWMTDVEDAQTPDGLFPDIAPRLREGENFTGLDDLCGGAGWADAGIVVPWTVWRVYGDRRIIEKHWRAMTAWLDYLERTNPDGLRTRDLRNNYGDWLCIPTDTSFRTHSPMKNLLATACWADDAAKMARMARELGRADEERRFTAMFERVRAAFQREFVRSDGRMTVETQTAWLLALAFDLVPAHLRNAAAAHLVENIRALDWHLSTGFIGISHLNPVLTLAGRADVAYRLLLRETYPSWLYPVLHGATTIWERWNGWTEQDGFFEPSMNSFNHYSLGSVGEWLFRHVAGIELDPDVAGYSKFVLKPFIGAGLDFARASHQTLHGEIRSHWRRVGPDLASGRAGGRLTWEITVPPNTSARVFIPSEPGTPVGTDGLAPLGRERNFILCLAEAGTYAFTSTFDPARAALHP; encoded by the coding sequence ATGCCTTCCCCGACCGCCATCTCCCATCTTCGCTGCGAATACCTTGAAAACCCGCTCGGCATCGACGAGCCGCGTCCGCGCCTGGGCTGGCGGCTCGAATCAAGGCGCCGCGGCGCGCGCCAGACCGCGTATCGTATCCGTGTTTCAACTACACAGGAGGGGCTCGCGGCCGGCGACGACGCTCTCTGGGATTCCGGCCGGGTCGAAAGCGACCGCGCCGCCCACATCGAATACGCGGGCAGGCCGCTCGCCTCGCGCGACACCTGCCACTGGCGCGTCGAGGTCTGGGACGAGACCGGCGCCTCCGCGCTTTCCGCGCCCGCGTGCTGGACCATGGGCCTGCTGGCCGCGTCCGACTGGCGGGCGCGCTGGATCGCCGCCGATCCCGAAATCATCCGGCGCGATCCCGCCGCCATCGCGCCCACGCTCACCGAGCCCGGCACGCTGGCGGTATTCCGGCGCGAGTTCACGCTCGACCGTCCCGTCCGGCGCGCGACGCTCTACGCCAGCGCGCGCGGGTTGTTCGAGTTCCACGCCAACGACCGCCGCGTCGGCGAGGACATCTTCGCCCCCGAGTGGACCGACTACGACAAACGCATCCACTACCGCGCCTACGACGTCGCCGCGCTCCTCGCGCCGGGCCGCAATGTCCTTCAGGCCGTGCTCGGCGACGGCTGGTGGAGCGGTTTCGTCGGCTGGCAGGAGACGCGCGCCCGCTACGGCTCGCTTGAAAACAGCCTCCTGGCCCAGCTCGAAATCGAACTGGCCGGCGGGACGCGGCTCGTGATCGCCACCGACCGCTCCTGGCAGTGCGCGACCGGGCCGGTCCTGTTCTCGGACTTCATGATGGGCGAGAGCTGCGACGCCCGCCGCGAGCCGCACGACTGGCTGCCCGCCCGCGAGGTCGCCGCCCCCGCCGCCGCCCTCGTCGCCCAACGCTCCGAGCCGGTGCGCTGCACCCAGGAAATCGCCCCTGTTTCCATGGACGAAGTCGCGCCCGGCATCTTCATCTACGACCTCGGGCAAAACATCACCGGGCGCGTGCGCCTGCGCCTCGACTCCGCGCCGGCCGGCGCCCGCATCGTGCTCCGGCACGGCGAGCGCCTGAATCCCGACGGCACGCTCTACACCGAAAACCTGCGCCGCGCCAGAGCCACCGACACCTACATCGCGCGCGGCGGCGGCACGGAGCTTTTCGAGCCGCGTTTCACGTTTCACGGTTTCCAATACGTCGAGCTCACCGGCTTCCCCGGCACGCCGCGCATGGACACGATCACGGGGCGCGTCATTCACTCCGCCACGCCGCCGGCGGGCTCGTTCGAATGCTCGCACGCGGGCGTGAACCGCGTGTGGCTCAACGCCGCGTGGTCGCAGCGCGACAATTTCCTCAGCGTCCCCACCGACTGCCCGCAACGCGACGAACGCCTCGGCTGGATGGGCGACGCGCAGGTTTTCATCCGCACCGCGACCTGCAACATGAACGTCGCCGCCTTCTTCACCAAGTGGATGACCGACGTCGAGGACGCGCAGACCCCCGACGGCCTTTTCCCCGACATCGCCCCGCGCCTCCGCGAAGGCGAAAATTTCACCGGCCTCGACGACCTCTGCGGCGGGGCCGGCTGGGCCGATGCCGGCATCGTCGTGCCGTGGACCGTCTGGCGCGTTTACGGCGACCGCCGCATCATCGAAAAACACTGGCGCGCCATGACCGCGTGGCTCGATTATCTCGAGCGCACCAACCCTGACGGACTCCGCACCCGCGACCTGCGCAACAATTACGGCGACTGGCTGTGCATTCCCACCGACACGAGTTTCCGCACGCACTCGCCGATGAAAAACCTGCTCGCCACCGCCTGCTGGGCCGATGACGCCGCGAAGATGGCCCGCATGGCGCGCGAACTCGGGCGCGCCGATGAAGAGCGCCGTTTCACCGCCATGTTCGAGCGCGTGCGCGCCGCCTTTCAACGCGAGTTTGTCCGCTCCGACGGACGCATGACCGTCGAAACCCAAACCGCCTGGCTCCTCGCGCTCGCCTTCGACCTCGTGCCCGCGCATCTGCGCAACGCCGCCGCCGCCCACCTCGTCGAAAACATCCGCGCCCTCGACTGGCACCTCAGCACCGGCTTCATCGGCATCAGCCATCTGAATCCCGTGCTCACCCTCGCCGGCCGGGCCGATGTCGCCTACCGGCTGCTCCTGCGGGAGACCTACCCGTCCTGGCTCTACCCGGTGCTCCACGGCGCGACCACGATCTGGGAACGCTGGAACGGCTGGACCGAGCAGGACGGTTTTTTCGAGCCCTCGATGAACTCCTTCAACCACTACTCGCTGGGCTCGGTCGGCGAATGGCTCTTCCGTCACGTCGCCGGCATCGAACTCGATCCGGATGTCGCCGGTTATTCCAAATTCGTGCTGAAGCCCTTCATTGGCGCCGGGCTTGATTTTGCGCGCGCCTCCCACCAGACGCTGCACGGCGAGATCAGGAGCCACTGGCGGCGCGTAGGGCCTGACCTCGCGTCAGGCCGCGCAGGTGGCCGCCTGACCTGGGAAATCACCGTGCCGCCGAACACGAGCGCGCGGGTTTTTATTCCCAGCGAGCCCGGCACGCCCGTCGGCACGGACGGCCTCGCGCCCCTTGGCCGCGAAAGAAATTTCATCCTCTGCCTCGCGGAGGCGGGCACCTATGCCTTCACGAGCACATTCGATCCGGCCCGCGCCGCTTTGCACCCATGA
- a CDS encoding ribulose-bisphosphate carboxylase large subunit family protein: MERLTAHYLVETPLPPEEAAATIAGEQSSGTFVAVPGETAGLKARFAARVESIAPLETVSVPSIPTGRAHASAHRRARVAVSWPLENFGFNLPALVSTLQGNLYELAQCSGLKLLDIDVPASFAAHFRGPRFGIDGSRALAGVADRPLIGTIIKPSIGLSPAQTAGMVAGLAGAGIDFIKDDELMADPPHSPFDERVDAVMRVINAHADRAGRKPMYAFNISDEFDAMRRHYDKIVSAGGACAMISLNSVGLAAAKKVCDLGALAIHGHRNGWGMLNRHPLLGIEFPAYQKLWRLAGVDQLHVNGIANKFWEPDDSVVRSIASCLAPLHNLPRVLPVVSSGQWGGQAPETWRRTRTVDLLYLAGGGIQAHPDGPAAGVRSLQTWWRAAAEGLTFAQAVAHYPELAKSVEKFGQKK, from the coding sequence ATGGAACGCCTCACCGCACACTATCTCGTCGAAACCCCGCTGCCGCCCGAAGAGGCCGCCGCCACGATCGCCGGCGAGCAATCCTCCGGCACCTTCGTCGCCGTGCCCGGCGAGACGGCCGGCCTGAAGGCCCGCTTCGCCGCCCGCGTCGAAAGCATCGCCCCGCTCGAAACCGTATCCGTTCCTTCGATACCGACGGGCCGCGCGCACGCCTCCGCCCACCGCCGCGCGCGCGTGGCGGTTTCCTGGCCGCTGGAAAACTTCGGCTTCAATCTGCCTGCGCTCGTTTCGACCCTCCAGGGCAACCTCTACGAACTCGCGCAATGCTCCGGCCTGAAACTGCTCGACATCGACGTGCCCGCGTCGTTTGCCGCCCATTTTCGCGGACCGCGCTTCGGGATCGACGGCAGCCGCGCGCTCGCCGGTGTCGCGGACCGCCCGCTTATCGGCACCATCATCAAGCCCAGCATCGGCCTTTCGCCCGCGCAGACCGCCGGCATGGTGGCCGGGCTCGCCGGCGCCGGCATCGACTTCATCAAGGACGACGAGCTCATGGCCGATCCGCCGCACTCGCCGTTCGACGAGCGCGTGGACGCCGTCATGCGCGTCATCAACGCCCACGCCGACCGCGCGGGCCGCAAGCCGATGTATGCCTTCAACATCAGCGACGAGTTCGACGCGATGCGCCGCCACTATGACAAGATTGTCTCCGCCGGCGGCGCCTGCGCGATGATCAGCCTCAACAGCGTCGGGCTCGCCGCCGCGAAGAAAGTCTGCGATCTCGGCGCGCTCGCCATTCACGGGCACCGCAACGGCTGGGGCATGCTCAACCGCCACCCGCTGCTCGGCATCGAGTTTCCCGCCTACCAGAAACTCTGGCGGCTCGCCGGCGTGGACCAGCTTCACGTCAACGGCATCGCCAACAAATTCTGGGAGCCCGACGATTCCGTCGTGCGCTCCATCGCATCGTGCCTCGCGCCCCTGCACAACCTCCCGCGCGTGCTCCCCGTTGTTTCCTCGGGCCAATGGGGCGGGCAGGCCCCGGAGACGTGGCGGCGCACGCGCACCGTCGATCTGCTCTATCTGGCCGGCGGCGGCATCCAGGCGCATCCCGACGGCCCGGCGGCGGGCGTGCGCTCCCTGCAAACCTGGTGGCGCGCCGCCGCCGAAGGACTCACCTTCGCGCAGGCCGTCGCACACTACCCCGAGCTCGCCAAATCGGTTGAAAAATTTGGCCAAAAAAAATGA
- a CDS encoding four-carbon acid sugar kinase family protein — MTAAPELLLAYYGDDFTGSTDALEFLSRAGARTALFIEPPSAQQLARYPGLRAVGVAGLTRSMPPAEMETELRPALAALRALGAPHVHYKVCSTFDSSPAVGSIGRAIDIGAETFRARFVPLLVGAPALGRWCVFGNLFARMGIGSGGAIHRLDRHPSMSRHPVTPADESDLRIHLSRQTGKRIALFDILHVALPGHEARAALDALLAGAPGIVLFDVLETGQLARIGALIDAFASAGHPLFSVGSSAIEMALGAHWTEQGKLGPPPSWPDPGPAGPLLVMSGSCSPVTGGQVAWALANGFADVPLDAAALACGGGCEHALRAAIRHLQAGRHVVAHTCPREGDAPLAPAGSAAVGTALGNIARAAIAASGARRLVVAGGDTSSHAARALGIEAVEMIAPLAPGAPLCRARAPGSPLDGAEVNFKGGQVGAADYFGAAVRGRMN, encoded by the coding sequence ATGACTGCCGCGCCCGAACTGCTGCTTGCCTATTACGGCGACGATTTCACCGGCTCGACCGACGCGCTCGAATTCCTCTCCCGCGCCGGCGCGCGCACGGCCTTGTTCATCGAGCCCCCGTCCGCGCAACAGCTCGCGCGCTATCCCGGCCTGCGGGCGGTCGGCGTCGCCGGGCTCACGCGTTCCATGCCGCCGGCGGAAATGGAAACGGAACTGCGCCCCGCCCTCGCCGCGCTCCGCGCGCTGGGCGCGCCGCACGTGCACTACAAGGTGTGCTCGACCTTCGATTCGTCGCCCGCCGTCGGCAGCATCGGACGCGCCATCGACATCGGCGCGGAGACGTTTCGCGCGCGCTTCGTGCCGCTGCTCGTCGGCGCGCCCGCCCTCGGGCGCTGGTGCGTGTTCGGAAATCTTTTCGCGCGCATGGGCATCGGCAGCGGCGGCGCGATTCACCGGCTCGACCGGCATCCCTCGATGAGCCGCCACCCGGTCACGCCGGCGGACGAAAGCGACCTTCGCATCCATCTTTCCCGCCAGACAGGAAAGCGCATCGCGCTCTTCGACATTTTGCACGTCGCGCTGCCCGGCCACGAAGCCCGCGCCGCGCTCGACGCGCTGCTGGCCGGCGCGCCCGGGATCGTCTTGTTCGATGTGCTTGAGACGGGCCAGCTCGCGCGCATCGGCGCGTTGATCGACGCCTTCGCCAGCGCCGGGCATCCGCTTTTCTCCGTCGGCTCGTCCGCCATCGAAATGGCGCTTGGCGCGCACTGGACGGAGCAGGGAAAACTGGGCCCGCCGCCATCATGGCCCGACCCCGGCCCGGCCGGCCCGTTGCTGGTGATGTCCGGCAGCTGCTCGCCCGTCACGGGCGGGCAGGTCGCGTGGGCGCTCGCAAACGGCTTCGCGGACGTGCCGCTCGACGCCGCCGCGCTCGCGTGCGGCGGCGGCTGCGAACACGCCCTCCGCGCCGCCATCCGCCATCTCCAGGCCGGGCGCCATGTCGTGGCGCACACCTGCCCGCGCGAAGGCGACGCGCCGCTCGCGCCCGCGGGCTCGGCGGCGGTCGGAACCGCGCTTGGGAACATCGCCCGCGCCGCCATCGCCGCGAGCGGGGCGCGCCGCCTCGTCGTCGCCGGCGGCGACACCTCCAGCCACGCCGCCCGCGCCCTCGGCATCGAAGCCGTGGAGATGATCGCGCCGCTCGCGCCCGGCGCGCCGTTGTGCCGCGCCCGCGCGCCCGGCTCGCCGCTCGACGGCGCCGAGGTGAACTTCAAGGGCGGCCAGGTCGGCGCGGCGGACTATTTCGGCGCGGCGGTGCGCGGACGCATGAATTAA
- a CDS encoding porin family protein, whose amino-acid sequence MKPHLPKLALLFIGLLATGAMMSAQTAGFVKKNSGGVTAGASFSRLTIDQMPVGATIKSKSGFLVGAFADCALHRNWSLVPELRYIQKGGRYETSMQRVKIKLDYVEAPVNAVFKIDMGDGGKALLFGGVYLACNVNARAEIGGRNEDIDDTNSLDYGLNLGTGYQYGRFCLKLQYSKGLANISEDPGLTVKNNACISVSAGCSF is encoded by the coding sequence ATGAAACCCCACCTGCCCAAACTGGCCCTGTTATTCATCGGACTGCTCGCCACCGGAGCAATGATGTCCGCGCAAACCGCCGGCTTCGTCAAAAAAAACAGCGGCGGCGTGACCGCCGGCGCGAGCTTTTCGCGATTGACCATCGACCAGATGCCCGTCGGCGCAACAATCAAATCCAAGAGCGGCTTCCTGGTCGGAGCCTTTGCTGACTGCGCCCTCCACCGGAACTGGTCGCTGGTTCCCGAACTGCGCTACATCCAGAAGGGCGGAAGGTATGAGACAAGCATGCAACGCGTAAAAATCAAACTGGACTATGTGGAGGCACCCGTGAACGCGGTTTTCAAAATCGACATGGGCGACGGCGGCAAAGCCCTGCTCTTTGGCGGCGTCTATCTGGCCTGCAATGTGAATGCCAGGGCGGAAATTGGCGGACGAAACGAGGACATTGATGACACCAACTCGCTCGACTACGGTCTGAACCTCGGCACGGGCTATCAATACGGCAGGTTTTGCCTGAAACTCCAATACAGCAAGGGGCTGGCGAACATCAGCGAGGATCCCGGCCTCACTGTCAAAAACAATGCATGCATTTCGGTGTCGGCCGGCTGTTCGTTCTGA
- a CDS encoding MFS transporter: MNPPPAPAPHIQSPDTETITRQQWKWSALAGMASYLDAGSIVALGAGLALFQSYLNLTDGMIGVLAAIGPNALGCALGAVFGGWLGDRLGRKFIYQYDLMVYAAGILCIALAVNWPMLLAGTFVVGVAVGIDVPTSLALVGELAPAKARGKLLGFTQVAWSLGPVIVLLLALVLAPLGLLGIRLVFLQLFVAAVVTWALRRGLAESARWKEAAQKTPESRRQVRALFSGANLRALAWTATIYLFWNLAAGTAGIFNPYIISTLDAGSQAASVGLSSASFITAMIVTITVFMRFSDRSHRTRRLLWGIGAIMQVAGYGIFLVLPFTLSTIVFNIVFFAGGGALAGEAFYKVFSQELFPTMLRGTAQGITFGVARAVLAFWSFFVPMLAHADIRLVAGLLTLFLLISGVTGFFFMPDTSGKSLEQIEAERA; encoded by the coding sequence ATGAACCCGCCCCCCGCTCCTGCTCCCCACATCCAATCCCCGGACACCGAAACCATCACCCGCCAGCAATGGAAATGGTCCGCGCTCGCCGGCATGGCATCCTACCTCGATGCCGGCTCCATCGTCGCGCTCGGCGCCGGGCTGGCCCTCTTCCAAAGTTATCTCAACCTCACCGACGGCATGATCGGCGTCCTCGCCGCCATCGGCCCCAACGCCCTCGGCTGCGCGCTCGGCGCGGTCTTCGGCGGCTGGCTCGGCGACCGGCTGGGACGCAAGTTCATCTATCAATACGACCTCATGGTTTACGCCGCCGGCATCCTTTGCATCGCGCTCGCGGTGAACTGGCCGATGCTGCTCGCCGGCACCTTCGTGGTCGGCGTGGCGGTCGGCATCGACGTGCCCACCTCGCTCGCGCTGGTCGGGGAGCTCGCCCCGGCCAAGGCCCGCGGCAAGCTCCTCGGCTTCACCCAGGTGGCGTGGAGCCTCGGCCCGGTGATCGTGCTGCTGCTCGCTCTGGTGCTCGCGCCGCTCGGGCTGCTGGGCATCCGCCTTGTCTTTCTGCAACTGTTCGTGGCCGCCGTCGTCACCTGGGCGTTGCGCCGCGGACTCGCCGAGTCCGCGCGCTGGAAGGAAGCCGCGCAAAAAACACCCGAGTCCCGCCGGCAGGTGCGCGCCCTTTTTTCCGGCGCAAACCTGCGCGCGCTCGCATGGACGGCGACCATCTATCTTTTCTGGAACCTCGCCGCCGGCACCGCGGGCATTTTTAATCCCTACATCATCAGCACGCTCGATGCCGGCAGCCAGGCCGCCAGCGTGGGCCTGTCCAGCGCGAGCTTCATCACCGCCATGATCGTCACGATCACGGTCTTCATGCGGTTCTCCGACCGCAGCCACCGGACGCGCAGGCTCCTCTGGGGCATCGGCGCGATCATGCAGGTCGCCGGCTACGGCATCTTCCTCGTCCTGCCGTTCACGCTCTCCACGATTGTCTTCAACATCGTCTTTTTCGCGGGCGGCGGCGCGCTCGCCGGCGAGGCGTTCTACAAGGTTTTCAGCCAGGAGCTATTCCCCACGATGCTGCGCGGCACCGCGCAGGGCATCACCTTCGGCGTCGCGCGCGCCGTCCTGGCGTTCTGGAGTTTCTTTGTGCCGATGCTGGCCCACGCCGACATCCGTCTGGTCGCCGGCCTGCTCACGCTGTTTCTCCTGATCAGCGGCGTCACCGGCTTCTTCTTCATGCCCGACACCTCCGGCAAATCGCTCGAGCAAATCGAGGCCGAGCGCGCCTGA